A region from the Osmerus eperlanus chromosome 11, fOsmEpe2.1, whole genome shotgun sequence genome encodes:
- the sst1.2 gene encoding somatostatin 1.2, with product MKFCQIQCALALLGLALMLCNHGATSQPDLDLRHRRLLQRARAVGVATQDWSKRAVEDILSQLSLPEAEAQESEVSTSGAKDDLRVELERSVDSPNNLPPRERKAGCKNFYWKGFTSC from the exons ATGAAGTTCTGCCAGATCCAGTGTGCCTTGGCCCTGCTAGGCCTTGCCCTGATGCTGTGTAACCATGGCGCCACCTCTCAGCCTGATCTGGACCTCCGCCATCGCAGACTGCTCCAGAGAGCCCGTGCCGTTGGCGTGGCCACACAG gaCTGGAGTAAGCGGGCAGTGGAGGATATCTTATCCCAGCTGTCCTTGCCTGAAGCAGAAGCCCAGGAGAGTGAGGTCTCCACTTCGGGGGCTAAAGACGACCTGCGTGTCGAGCTTGAGCGATCGGTGGACAGCCCAAACAACCTTCCTCCCCGTGAGCGCAAAGCCGGCTGCAAGAACTTCTACTGGAAGGGCTTCACTTCTTGCTGA